A window of Esox lucius isolate fEsoLuc1 chromosome 18, fEsoLuc1.pri, whole genome shotgun sequence contains these coding sequences:
- the LOC117593298 gene encoding proline-rich protein 36-like produces the protein MYCIIEQASPLLSPHPDLLLQVPPLLAVLLLQVPPLLAVLLLQVPPLLAVLLLQVPPLLAVLLLQVPPLLAVLLLQVPPLLAVLLLQVPPLLAVLLLQVPPLLAVLLLQVPPLLAVLLLQVPPLLAVLLLQFTDAAVYIV, from the exons ATGTACTGTATTATTGAACAGGCCTCCCCTCTTCTGTCACCCCATCCTGACCTGCTACTACAG GTCCCACCGCTACTGGCTGTCCTGCTACTACAGGTCCCACCGCTACTGGCTGTCCTGCTACTACAGGTCCCACCGCTACTGGCTGTCCTGCTACTACAGGTCCCACCGCTACTGGCTGTCCTGCTACTACAGGTCCCACCGCTACTGGCTGTCCTGCTACTACAGGTCCCACCGCTACTGGCTGTCCTGCTACTACAGGTCCCACCGCTACTGGCTGTCCTGCTACTACAGGTCCCACCGCTACTGGCTGTCCTGCTACTACAGGTCCCACCGCTACTGGCTGTCCTGCTACTACAGGTCCCACCGCTACTGGCTGTCCTGCTACTACAGTTCACAGACGCTGCAGTGTATATAGTGTga